In a single window of the Rhodamnia argentea isolate NSW1041297 chromosome 2, ASM2092103v1, whole genome shotgun sequence genome:
- the LOC115744311 gene encoding monosaccharide-sensing protein 2-like, whose protein sequence is MKGAVFVALAATIGNFLQGWDNATIAGAIVYIKDDLDLGSTVEGLVVATSLIGATVITTCSGPISDWLGRRPMLIMSSLLYFISGLVMVWSPNVYVLCLGRLLDGFGIGLAVTLIPLYISETAPADIRGLLNTLPQFTGSGGMFLSYCMIFGMSFSASPSWRIMLGVLSIPSVIYFLFTVFFLPESPRWLVSKGKMIEAKQVLQRLRGREDVSGEMALLVEGLGIGGETSIEEYMIGPADEADGVDDHEPSAEKGRIKLYGPEEGLSWVAKPGAGQSSLALISRQGTMTNQSMPLMDPLVTLFGSVHEKLPQTGSMKSMLFPNFGSMFSTTADPHVKDEEWDEESVQREEGEDYASDAGGGDSDENLHSPLISRQTTSIEKEVGPRASQGSILSTRRHSSLMQGTGEQAGSTGIGGGWQLAWKWTEREGEDGKKEGGFKRIYLREEGAPGSRRGSLVSLPGIDYPAEDEFVPAAALVSQPALYSKELMDQHPLGPAMVHPSETASKGPIWAALLEPGVKHALFVGMGIQLLQQFSGINGVLYYTPQILEEAGVEDLLADLGLSSDSASFLISAFTTFLMLPCIAVGMRLMDTSGRRTLLLTTIPVLVVTLVVLVIVELVDSSSVVTSLMATICVVVYFCCFMMAYGPIPNILCSEIFPTRVRGLCIAICALVFWMGDIIVTDTLPVLLDSIGLAGIFGIYAVVCVISWVFVFLKVPETKGMPLEVITEFFAVGAKQKAAAKNE, encoded by the exons ATGAAAGGTGCTGTCTTCGTGGCCCTTGCCGCAACGATTGGTAATTTCCTTCAAGGATGGGACAATGCCACCATCGCAG GAGCTATAGTCTACATAAAAGACGACCTTGACTTGGGATCAACTGTAGAGGGCCTTGTTGTGGCTACGTCGCTGATTGGAGCCACGGTCATAACTACATGCTCAGGACCTATATCAGATTGGCTTGGTCGCCGCCCAATGCTTATCATGTCATCACTTCTGTATTTCATTAGTGGCTTGGTGATGGTATGGTCCCCCAATGTCTACGTTTTATGCTTAGGAAGATTGTTAGATGGATTTGGAATCGGTCTTGCTGTTACTCTCATCCCGTTGTATATATCTGAGACTGCCCCAGCTGATATTAGGGGATTGCTCAATACTCTTCCACAGTTCACAGGTTCGGGTGGCATGTTTTTGTCATACTGTATGATATTTGGGATGTCTTTTTCAGCTTCACCTAGCTGGAGAATAATGCTCGGGGTTCTTTCGATTCCAtcagttatttattttttgttcacgGTTTTTTTCTTGCCCGAGTCCCCACGGTGGCTCGTAAGTAAAGGGAAGATGATCGAGGCAAAACAAGTTCTCCAGAGGCTACGTGGGAGGGAAGATGTTTCAG GAGAGATGGCTCTATTAGTTGAAGGTCTTGGAATTGGTGGTGAAACATCAATAGAAGAATACATGATAGGTCCAGCTGATGAGGCTGATGGAGTTGATGATCATGAGCCATCCGCTGAAAAAGGCAGGATCAAATTATATGGACCTGAAGAAGGTCTCTCCTGGGTCGCTAAACCTGGGGCTGGACAGAGTTCTCTTGCCCTTATTTCCCGTCAGGGAACCATGACGAACCAAAGCATGCCTCTTATGGACCCTCTAGTTACTCTTTTTGGCAGTGTCCACGAAAAGCTTCCCCAGACAGGAAGCATGAAAAGCATGCTTTTCCCTAATTTCGGCAGCATGTTTAGTACAACAGCAGACCCTCATGTTAAAGACGAGGAGTGGGACGAAGAGAGTGTGCAAAGGGAAGAAGGCGAGGATTATGCTTCAGATGCTGGTGGAGGGGACTCCGATGAGAATTTGCATAGTCCACTGATCTCCCGCCAAACAACAAGCATTGAGAAGGAAGTGGGCCCTCGTGCTTCACAAGGGAGTATTTTGAGTACAAGGCGCCACAGTAGTCTGATGCAAGGAACAGGGGAGCAGGCCGGAAGCACAGGGATTGGTGGCGGCTGGCAGCTGGCGTGGAAATGGACTGAGAGAGAAGGCGAGGATGGGAAAAAAGAGGGAGGATTTAAGAGAATCTATTTGCGAGAGGAGGGAGCTCCGGGGTCCCGACGTGGTTCCCTTGTTTCGCTTCCTGGGATTGATTACCCTGCTGAAGATGAATTTGTCCCAGCTGCTGCTTTAGTTAGCCAGCCTGCTTTGTATTCGAAGGAACTTATGGATCAGCATCCACTAGGACCTGCCATGGTTCATCCTTCTGAAACTGCCTCGAAGGGTCCAATTTGGGCTGCTCTTCTTGAACCAGGAGTGAAGCATGCATTATTTGTTGGGATGGGAATCCAGTTACTTCAACAG TTTTCTGGAATAAATGGAGTTCTCTACTACACTCCTCAAATTCTTGAAGAGGCTGGTGTTGAAGATCTTCTTGCAGACCTAGGGCTAAGCTCAGACTCCGCGTCGTTTCTTATTAGTGCATTTACGACTTTCTTAATGCTACCATGTATAGCTGTGGGCATGAGGCTTATGGATACCTCTGGAAGAAG GACGCTCCTTTTGACTACGATTCCGGTGCTTGTGGTGACACTTGTAGTATTAGTAATCGTCGAACTGGTGGATTCTAGCTCGGTGGTCACTTCCTTGATGGCAACCATTTGTGTGGTGGTCTACTTCTGCTGCTTCATGATGGCTTATGGTCCTATTCCAAATATCCTGTGCTCCGAGATATTCCCCACAAGGGTGCGCGGTCTCTGCATCGCAATATGTGCGTTAGTCTTCTGGATGGGAGACATCATTGTGACTGACACGCTGCCTGTGTTGCTTGATTCAATCGGTTTAGCCGGCATCTTCGGCATTTATGCCGTTGTGTGTGTCATATCTTGGGTCTTTGTCTTTTTGAAAGTTCCTGAAACCAAAGGCATGCCTCTTGAAGTCATCACCGAGTTCTTTGCCGTCGGAGCAAAGCAAAAAGCTGctgcgaaaaatgagtga
- the LOC115744571 gene encoding MLO-like protein 9 translates to MAGGGATAGSRELDQTPTWAVSAVCAGIVLISILLEKVLHSVGTIFRRKRKAAMLEALEKLKGELMVLGFISLLLTFGQNYITRVCIPERAADTMLPCPLARTSHYGGNEAGEKGGEGGDVAEAGGGGGGSDSKHHRRLLWYAHRMLAADSGGAGCKAGYVSMVSVNALHQLHIFIFFLAVFHVLYSAVTMALGRLKIRGWKEWERETMNDFEFLNDPSRFRLTHETSFVREHSHLGNKTRFLFYIVCFWRQFFRAVRRADYLTMRHGFVTVHLAPGSKFDFQKYIKRSLEDDFKVVVGISPLLWASVVIFLLLNVHGWQAMFWLSILPVVVILAVGTKLQSIITQMALEIQERHAVVQGIPLVQVSDRHFWFGWPQLVLYLIHFVLFQNAFEITYFFWIWYEFGLKSCFHDNFTLVLIRVALGVGVQILCSYSTLPLYALVTQMGSTMKRSIFDDQTSKALKQWHKNALKKKADGKAELPTRTLGGSPGDSPEHSPTHAQQPHPRNIRPSDNDTPSLDNNAASITASVDVPRERNPQNNDKGFPFGQHDLLSGP, encoded by the exons ATGGCTGGAGGCGGCGCAACCGCTGGTTCGAGGGAGCTCGATCAGACGCCAACGTGGGCTGTCTCGGCTGTTTGCGCTGGCATCGTCTTGATTTCCATCTTGTTGGAGAAGGTTCTTCATTCTGTGGGAACG ATATTTCGTAGAAAGCGCAAGGCGGCCATGTTAGAAGCTCTCGAGAAGCTGAAGGGAG AACTCATGGTTTTGGGATTTATTTCGCTGCTATTGACATTCGGGCAAAACTACATAACTAGAGTCTGCATTCCAGAACGTGCGGCAGATACGATGTTACCGTGCCCCCTTGCTCGCACTAGTCATTATGGAGGTAACGAGGCTGGCGAGAAGGGGGGAGAAGGAGGAGATGTAGCagaagcaggaggaggaggaggaggcagcGACAGCAAACATCACCGTCGGCTCCTCTGGTATGCGCATAGGATGTTGGCGGCTGACAGTGGAGGCGCAGGTTGTAAAGCA GGGTACGTGTCAATGGTCTCCGTTAATGCGTTGCATCAGTtacacattttcattttctttctagcAGTGTTCCATGTTCTATATAGCGCGGTGACCATGGCACTTGGAAGATTGAAG ATTCGCGGATGGAAGGAGTGGGAGCGGGAGACAATGAAcgattttgagttcttgaatG ATCCTTCAAGGTTTAGGCTCACCCATGAGACGTCGTTTGTCAGAGAACACAGTCACTTAGGAAACAAGACACGATTTCTCTTCTATATC GTATGCTTTTGGCGGCAATTTTTCCGGGCAGTTCGCAGGGCCGACTACTTGACCATGAGACATGGATTTGTTACT GTTCATTTAGCACCAGGGAGCAAATTCGATTTTCAAAAGTACATAAAAAGGTCACTAGAAGATGACTTCAAAGTAGTGGTGGGAATCAG TCCGCTTCTGTGGGCTTCTGTAGTGATCTTCCTACTTCTAAATGTCCACG GTTGGCAAGCTATGTTTTGGCTGTCTATTCTACCTGTAGTG GTGATCTTAGCCGTCGGGACGAAATTGCAATCTATCATAACACAGATGGCTCTAGAGATCCAAGAGAGACATGCTGTAGTTCAAGGGATACCCCTTGTACAAGTCTCTGACCGGCATTTTTGGTTTGGTTGGCCTCAGTTAGTGCTATATCTAATCCATTTCGTCCTATTTCAG AACGCATTCGAGATTACCTACTTCTTTTGGATTTGG TATGAATTCGGTCTGAAATCCTGTTTTCACGACAATTTTACTCTTGTCTTGATAAGGGTCGCACTGGG GGTTGGAGTCCAAATTCTCTGCAGTTACAGCACACTCCCCCTATATGCTCTTGTCACTCAG ATGGGATCGACCATGAAGAGATCAATCTTTGACGATCAAACTTCAAAAGCTCTGAAACAGTGGCACAAGAATGCCTTAAAGAAGAAGGCTGATGGGAAAGCGGAACTTCCCACTAGGACTCTGGGTGGAAGCCCTGGAGACTCGCCCGAGCATTCACCAACACATGCACAACAACCTCATCCTAGAAACATCCGTCCGTCAGATAATGACACGCCGTCTCTGGACAACAATGCAGCAAGCATCACAGCTAGTGTGGATGTTCCTAGGGAACGCAATCCCCAGAATAATGACAAAGGCTTTCCGTTCGGTCAGCATGATCTACTATCTGGTCCTTAG
- the LOC115744651 gene encoding protein MULTIPLE CHLOROPLAST DIVISION SITE 1: MTPSQTHLHSRHALSDMSMVWCLHIPSVSLQPCACVLKRRVFSNLRMEFGLSRENVRWNVVRSNKRVVLRAIANPMSSSEPKPDQEEVVESEKGDPLAKFHGIVTSLPPVVYVMKRKSLAGFAFGLCIVTAFVFIAVRVFAARKANYNRSGSVADLVRRGQLRSDRRGITRPLKYDDPFNNPLVKVGKRNSTLEMCGKVYRLAPVTLTKEQQAIHKKRRSRAYQWKRPTTFLKEGDMIPPDVDPDTVRWIPANHPFATTASDIDEDLAQTNVYQKHGVPFRIQAEHEELQRKLEALQMEQKLDKLVIDRKNTQDFERPLKFPASPLDGEQNASHDQSSNSSESAHSSSSPSISQPSAEEIQKQ, from the exons ATGACGCCTTCCCAGACCCATCTTCACTCTCGTCATGCCCTATCCGACATGTCCATGGTTTGGTGCCTTCACATTCCTTCAGTCTCTCTTCAG CCTTGCGCCTGCGTTTTGAAGCGCCGGGTTTTCTCGAATTTGAGAATGGAGTTCGGGTTGAGTCGGGAGAATGTGAGGTGGAATGTGGTTAGATCCAACAAAAGGGTCGTGCTGAGAGCGATTGCGAATCCAATGAGCTCTAGCGAGCCCAAGCCTGACCAAGAAGAGGTCGTTGAATCAGAGAAAGGAGACCCACTTGCTAAATTCCATGGCATTGTCACGTCTTTGCCACCGGTTGTTTATgtg ATGAAAAGAAAGTCTCTTGCTGGATTTGCTTTTGGGTTATGCATTGTGACTGCATTTGTGTTCATTGCCGTGAGAGTCTTCGCAGCGAGGAAGGCAAACTATAATCGTTCAGGCTCTGTAGCTGATCTTGTGAGACGTGGGCAGTTGAGATCTGATAGAAGAGGCAT CACCAGGCCCCTCAAATATGACGATCCATTCAACAACCCACTAGTCAAAGTTGGTAAGAGAAACTCGACCCTCGAGATGTGTGGAAAGGTTTATCGGTTGGCTCCAGTTACTCTTACTAAGGAGCAACAAGCAATCCATAAGAAGAGAAGGTCACGGGCTTATCAGTGGAAGAGGCCCACCACGTTTCTGAAAGAAGGTGATATGATACCTCCTGATGTCGATCCTGACACGGTAAGGTGGATTCCTGCAAATCATCCTTTTGCAACCACTGCCAGCGACATAGATGAGGACTTGGCACAAACTAATGTGTATCAGAAGCATGGCGTCCCCTTCCGCATACAAGCTGAACATGAGGAACTGCAAAGAAAACTGGAAGCTCTACAGATG GAACAGAAACTGGATAAACTGGTAATTGATCGGAAGAACACCCAGGATTTTGAAAGACCCTTAAAATTTCCAGCGTCTCCACTAGACGGTGAGCAGAATGCCTCACATGATCAATCATCAAATTCTTCCGAATCAGCGCACTCATCTTCAAGTCCTTCTATCAGCCAACCATCCGCTGAGGAAATTCAAAAGCAGTAG